A single region of the Cronobacter condimenti 1330 genome encodes:
- the mtnN gene encoding 5'-methylthioadenosine/S-adenosylhomocysteine nucleosidase yields MKAGIIGAMEEEVTLLRDKIDNRQTLNIAGCEIYTGTLNGVDVALLKSGIGKVSAAMGATLLLEHCKPDVIINTGSAGGLAPTLKVGDIVVSDEVRYHDADVTAFGYEYGQMAGCPAAFKADEKLIAAAEATIEALNLHAVRGLVVSGDAFINGSVNLAKIRHNFPQAVAVEMEATAIGHVCHNFGVPFVVVRAISDVADQQSHLSFEEFLAVAAKQSTLMVETLLTSLNRG; encoded by the coding sequence ATGAAAGCAGGCATTATTGGCGCAATGGAAGAAGAAGTGACGCTGTTGCGTGACAAAATCGACAACCGCCAGACCCTGAATATCGCCGGCTGCGAAATTTACACCGGCACCCTCAACGGCGTGGACGTAGCGCTGCTGAAATCGGGCATCGGCAAAGTTTCCGCCGCGATGGGCGCAACGCTGCTGCTGGAGCACTGCAAACCTGACGTTATCATTAACACCGGTTCTGCAGGCGGCCTTGCGCCAACGCTGAAGGTGGGCGACATCGTGGTATCCGATGAAGTGCGTTATCACGACGCCGACGTAACTGCCTTCGGCTATGAATATGGCCAGATGGCTGGTTGTCCGGCGGCGTTCAAAGCCGATGAAAAACTGATCGCCGCCGCAGAAGCCACGATCGAAGCGCTGAACCTGCACGCCGTACGCGGGCTGGTGGTGAGCGGTGATGCGTTCATCAACGGTTCGGTGAACCTGGCGAAAATCCGCCATAACTTCCCGCAGGCCGTTGCTGTTGAGATGGAAGCCACCGCGATTGGTCACGTCTGCCACAACTTCGGCGTGCCGTTTGTGGTCGTGCGCGCGATTTCCGATGTCGCGGATCAGCAGTCGCACCTGAGTTTTGAAGAGTTCCTGGCGGTAGCGGCGAAGCAGTCAACCCTAATGGTAGAAACGCTCCTGACGAGCCTGAATCGTGGCTAA
- the dgt gene encoding dGTPase produces the protein MEKIDFRNKINWHRRYRSPQGVKSEHEILRIFESDRGRIINSPAIRRLQQKTQVFPLERNAAVRTRLTHSLEVQQVGRYIAKEVLSRLKEQGQLEAYGLAELTGPFESIVEMSCLMHDIGNPPFGHFGEAAINDWFRQQLFPADAGTLPVSQDRCAVLALRLQEGEDDLNALRRKVRQDLCQFEGNAQGIRLVHTLLRMNLTWAQVGGILKYTRPAWYTGEVPETHSYLMKKPGFYLSEEQYISRLRKELQLETYSRFPLAWIMEAADDISYCVADLEDAVEKRIFSVEQLYQHLYEAWGEHQPGDLFNLVVQNAWDKSGTNQLHHSAEDQFFMYLRVNTLNRLAPYAAQRFIDNLPAVFEGSFNHALLEDESPFSRLLELYKNVAVRHVFNHPDVEQLELQGYRVISGLLDIYRPLLSLTLAQFRELVEKESVRSLPIESRLYHKLSSRHRLAYIEAVNNLHPQAADFPVWEYYYRCRLIQDYISGMTDLYAWDEYRRLMAVE, from the coding sequence ATGGAGAAAATTGATTTCCGTAATAAAATCAACTGGCATCGCCGGTATCGCTCGCCGCAGGGCGTGAAAAGTGAACACGAGATCCTGCGTATCTTCGAAAGCGATCGTGGCCGTATTATCAACTCGCCTGCGATCCGCCGCCTGCAACAGAAAACCCAGGTTTTTCCCCTTGAGCGCAACGCTGCGGTGCGTACGCGTCTGACCCATTCGCTCGAAGTGCAGCAGGTGGGACGTTATATCGCAAAAGAGGTACTAAGCCGCCTGAAAGAGCAGGGGCAGCTTGAGGCGTACGGCCTGGCAGAACTGACCGGGCCGTTTGAAAGCATTGTCGAGATGTCATGCCTGATGCATGACATCGGCAATCCGCCGTTTGGCCATTTTGGTGAGGCGGCGATTAACGACTGGTTCCGCCAGCAGCTATTTCCGGCAGATGCCGGAACGCTTCCGGTAAGCCAGGATCGCTGCGCCGTGCTGGCGCTGCGGCTACAGGAAGGCGAAGACGATCTCAACGCGCTGCGCCGCAAAGTGCGCCAGGATTTGTGTCAGTTTGAAGGTAACGCGCAGGGCATCCGCCTGGTGCATACGCTGCTGCGCATGAATCTGACCTGGGCGCAGGTCGGCGGCATTCTCAAATATACGCGCCCGGCCTGGTATACCGGCGAAGTGCCGGAAACTCACAGTTATTTGATGAAAAAGCCGGGTTTTTATCTGTCGGAAGAGCAATATATTTCGCGGCTACGTAAAGAATTGCAATTAGAGACTTACAGTCGCTTCCCGCTCGCCTGGATTATGGAGGCGGCAGACGATATTTCTTATTGCGTGGCCGATCTCGAAGATGCCGTAGAAAAACGTATTTTCAGCGTCGAGCAGTTATATCAGCATCTTTATGAGGCCTGGGGCGAACATCAGCCGGGCGATCTCTTTAATCTGGTCGTGCAAAACGCCTGGGATAAATCAGGCACTAACCAGTTGCATCACAGCGCGGAAGATCAGTTCTTTATGTATCTGCGCGTCAATACGTTAAATCGTCTCGCGCCTTACGCAGCCCAACGGTTTATTGATAATTTACCCGCCGTGTTTGAAGGCTCTTTTAACCATGCGCTGCTTGAGGATGAAAGCCCGTTCAGCCGCTTGCTGGAGCTTTATAAAAATGTGGCGGTGCGTCATGTGTTTAACCACCCTGACGTAGAGCAACTGGAATTACAGGGCTATCGGGTCATTAGCGGCCTGCTGGATATTTACCGGCCGCTGCTGTCGCTGACGCTTGCGCAGTTTCGCGAGCTGGTGGAAAAAGAGAGCGTGCGCTCGCTGCCGATTGAATCGCGTCTCTACCATAAGCTTTCGTCCCGGCACCGGCTGGCTTATATAGAGGCTGTGAATAATTTGCACCCGCAGGCGGCGGATTTCCCGGTTTGGGAATATTATTATCGCTGTCGTCTCATCCAGGACTATATCAGCGGTATGACCGATTTATATGCATGGGATGAATATCGCAGGCTGATGGCGGTGGAATAA
- the degP gene encoding serine endoprotease DegP, which translates to MKKTTLAMSALALSLGLALSPASFAAETASAVTSQAMPSLAPMLEKVMPSVVSINVEGSTTVNTPRMPRNFQQFFGDDSPFCQEGSPFQSSPFCQGGPGGADGGGQQQKFMALGSGVIIDAAKGYVVTNNHVVDNATSIKVQLSDGRKLDAKIVGKDPRSDIALIQIQDPKNLTAIKLADSDSLRVGDYAVAIGNPFGLGETVTSGIVSALGRSGLNAENYENFIQTDAAINRGNSGGALVNLNGELIGINTAILAPDGGNIGIGFAIPSNMVKSLTTQMVEYGQVKRGELGIMGTELNSELAKAMKVDAQRGAFVSQVLANSSAAKAGVKAGDVIVSLNGKPINSFAALRAQVGTMPVGTKLTLGLLRDGKPVNVNLELQQSSQTQVDSSSIFSGIEGAEMSNRSGKEKGVVVNSVKAGSPAARIGLKKGDVIVGANQQPVSNIAELRKILDSKPSVLALNIQRGDSSIYLLMQ; encoded by the coding sequence ATGAAAAAAACCACGTTAGCTATGAGTGCGCTGGCTCTGAGTCTTGGACTGGCATTAAGCCCGGCTTCTTTCGCTGCTGAAACGGCCTCTGCCGTCACTTCACAGGCGATGCCGAGCCTGGCGCCAATGCTGGAAAAGGTCATGCCTTCTGTTGTCAGCATTAACGTTGAGGGCAGCACGACAGTAAACACGCCGCGTATGCCGCGTAACTTCCAGCAGTTCTTCGGCGACGATTCGCCGTTCTGTCAGGAAGGATCGCCGTTCCAGAGCTCGCCGTTCTGTCAGGGGGGGCCCGGTGGTGCTGATGGCGGTGGTCAGCAGCAGAAATTTATGGCGCTCGGCTCAGGCGTGATTATCGACGCCGCCAAAGGCTACGTGGTGACTAATAACCACGTGGTAGATAACGCCACCTCAATCAAAGTACAGCTGAGCGATGGCCGTAAACTGGATGCGAAAATCGTGGGTAAAGATCCGCGCTCGGACATTGCGCTTATCCAGATTCAGGACCCGAAAAACCTGACGGCGATTAAACTGGCCGATTCTGACAGCCTGCGTGTCGGCGATTACGCGGTCGCTATCGGTAACCCGTTTGGTCTTGGCGAAACGGTGACATCCGGTATCGTCTCCGCGCTTGGCCGCAGCGGCCTGAATGCGGAGAACTACGAGAACTTCATCCAGACCGATGCGGCGATTAACCGCGGGAACTCCGGCGGCGCGCTGGTTAACCTCAACGGCGAGCTTATCGGTATCAACACCGCGATCCTGGCGCCGGATGGCGGCAACATCGGTATCGGCTTTGCTATTCCGAGCAACATGGTGAAAAGCCTGACGACGCAGATGGTTGAATATGGCCAGGTGAAACGCGGCGAACTCGGGATTATGGGCACCGAGCTGAACTCTGAACTCGCGAAAGCGATGAAAGTAGACGCGCAGCGCGGCGCTTTCGTAAGCCAGGTGCTGGCGAACTCATCTGCTGCGAAAGCGGGTGTGAAAGCAGGTGACGTGATTGTGTCGCTGAACGGCAAGCCGATTAACAGCTTCGCTGCGCTGCGTGCGCAGGTGGGCACTATGCCGGTAGGAACGAAACTGACGCTCGGCCTGCTGCGCGATGGTAAACCGGTGAACGTGAATCTCGAACTGCAGCAGAGCAGCCAGACGCAGGTCGACTCGTCTTCCATCTTCAGCGGTATCGAAGGGGCTGAGATGAGTAACCGCAGCGGCAAAGAGAAAGGCGTGGTGGTCAATAGCGTGAAAGCAGGATCGCCTGCAGCGCGCATTGGTCTTAAGAAAGGCGATGTGATTGTCGGTGCGAACCAGCAGCCGGTAAGTAATATCGCTGAACTGCGCAAAATCCTCGACAGCAAGCCCTCTGTCCTGGCACTGAACATTCAGCGCGGCGACAGCTCTATCTATCTGCTGATGCAGTAA
- a CDS encoding DUF3461 family protein, whose amino-acid sequence MYDNLKSLGITNPDEIDRYSLRQEANNDILKIYFQKDKGEFFAKSVKFKYPRQRKTVVADGVGQGYKEVQEISPNLRYVIDELDQICQRDRTEVDLKRKILDDLRHLESVVANKISEIESDLEKLTRNK is encoded by the coding sequence ATGTACGACAACCTTAAGAGTCTTGGCATAACCAATCCTGATGAAATCGACCGTTACAGTCTGCGCCAGGAAGCGAACAACGATATCCTGAAGATCTACTTCCAGAAGGATAAAGGCGAGTTCTTCGCCAAGAGCGTGAAGTTTAAATACCCACGCCAGCGCAAAACCGTGGTCGCCGACGGCGTCGGTCAGGGTTACAAAGAAGTGCAGGAAATCAGCCCTAACCTGCGCTACGTGATAGACGAGCTGGATCAAATCTGCCAGCGCGATCGCACCGAAGTGGATCTCAAACGCAAAATCCTCGACGATCTGCGTCATCTCGAAAGCGTGGTGGCAAACAAGATCTCAGAGATCGAATCTGACCTCGAAAAGCTTACCCGTAACAAATAA